In Lactuca sativa cultivar Salinas chromosome 5, Lsat_Salinas_v11, whole genome shotgun sequence, the DNA window gaggtggcccttggcacatgtctgtaagaccagggggtggcccttggcacttgtctgtaagaccagggggtggcccttggcacttgtctgtaagacccagggagcggcccaggcttgaccaggaagaccacgtgcggcccgtggcataatggcaagactatgtttggcacatagcaccttacttggttatggataagtcggttatgtatggttcttggctatgaatggtttgtatggtatgtggtatctggggaactcactaagcttcgtgcttacggctttcagtttttgtttcaggtacttccggtagcggatgatggagttcgggatgatcgcatggcacacatcaTAGATTAGTcagtctgggaatgttttactctgataatgaacatgtgttttgaaaactaatactctgtttatgttttgaaatgatgattttactttaagtaatactttatcaaaggaaatttttagtcttgaattttgggacgttacacaagcCTTTGGTCCAAGTGCATAAGTCCAATCCAATACTCTTATTATTCATACTTGGCCCAATTATAATTTaagaaaattaaataattaatacctCGAAAGACGATCGTTACACAAAAAAACCGAAGTTgcggttttcggttcggttttggTCAAAAACCGTACCGAACCGCACCATGGTCACCCCTAATCGGCGACGCGATTGATGACCGGTGACAACAACGATCTGACAAGCGACGAGGGTTTTTTTACGCAAATAATCAAGGCTTAGAGAAAATAGAACAAAGGAATTGGGACGGACATACCATAAGGGATAAATGGTTTTTACCTATTGGGCATTAATTTTTAAAGATaaatcgggtatacccgaaacccaaCAAACATGCAATATGCCTTGCTCGAAAAGAAAATCGGATTACCCGAAAAAATTAACTCGATATCTGATCTCTGAAAAAATCGAAAAGGTAATTCGGGTAACGGGTATTTTTGACAGGGTTAGTATGCGGGTATAGGATTGGTTTTGGTGGAAGGTGTTTGGGTGTTTGctaaatttttgaattttgaagttgtgaaactagagagagagagagagagagagagagagagagagagagagagagagagagagagagagagagagagagagagagagagagagagagagagagagagaagagagagagagagagagagagagagagagagagagagagagagagagagagagagagagagagagagagagagagagagagagagagagagagagagagagagagtattaaaaaaaaaacaagaaattatatttttttatagattaaaaaaaaactaattattttttaaatcCAACCGTTTGAGACCGTTTCCTTTTTTCATGTGTGGAGCAATGTTGAAGGCTCAACATACAACCACGATGTGTGTAGCTTGCCTCAATGACATGAAAGGAGATCAGATCAGCCTTCTCCACAACGTTTTAAGCCCTACTGTATTATATATATTTTCGATTGGCATGGATGGCTTGAGGTTGCCGAAAATCTAACTTTTGTATTTTAGATAAAATTAAAATTACTGATCATAATAAAGAAAAAAGTTTGAAATAAATTGATATTTTGGAGCTTTTTTATACATTTATTCTCTCTACGTGTACCATATCAAATAAATACTCCGGGTGTGGTCCTCTACCCCGCTGCAAAATCAATCTAAACCCCTAAATTGATGCCAAAATGAAATCACCCAACGGTTCAAATCGAGTTCTTAAACCCTTAAAACCTGTAGATTGCTCCACGAAAGATCCCAAACCTTCAATTCTTAAGATCAAACCAAATTTGAAGCCAAAATCAAGACAAAACCTAGAACAATCAAGCAAAAAGCCCTAACCCAACCCGGTCTTCATTCAAAAGAATCAAAACCCACATTTTTGTTGGAAAAATCCCCGATACTGGGTCCTGAATTTTACCAAATCGACGCCCTTGATCTTGCACCCTCGATTGCTTGGCAAGTATCTGAGGAGAGACGACGTTGTTCTCCAGATTACAGAGGTAGAAACTTGAAATTTACATATTCTTCTTAATCAATTGTGAATATGCAGAAGAGCTTAGATTAATCAAAGTCCCCTGATTGGTAAcatcaattagggtttagattaatCAGTGTTTGATGCATCCATATTGATTGATGATTAATCAATATTCGATGTATTTGCAAGTGTGTTTATGAAAGTAATAATTGGTAAAATCAATGATTATGAACTTGGCACCAACAGGTAGAGGCATATAGATCTAACGATTCAGCTTGTCATGGTCGCGTTGGCATTACACCAAGAACTGCTCCTATTGTAAGATCATAAAACCATTCTTTTGCTCTCCACTCTTGATCTTTTTCACTCTATGCTTATTCTTTCTTTTATAAATTGCATAGTTTGGAGCAGGAGGGCATGCTTATGTTTATCTCTGCTATGGTCTGCATACCATGCTCAATGTTGTGGCTGACAAAGAAGGAATCGGATCAGCTGTCTTGATTCGTTCTTGTGCTCCTGTCACTGGTAATCTATTCTTGTATAATATAATAACTTgtatcaattttttattttttttaaactaataaattgatgatatgaattaacAGGATTGGAAACTATCAAACAACGTCGGGGTTTGGATACTGAAAAGCCAATTCTTCTTACGGGGCCCGGCAAGGTTAGACTCAATTATGGCCTTTTTCTGTTCTCATTAAGTGCAGATAAATGAGCTTAATGTGTTAAGCACTTAATCAGTACAGATATACATTTTGCTGTTTCTTTTACTTTGTATGGACAcaatgacttaatgggttaacCAAAAAATGATTCCATGTGTTGACTTTATTAAGGTGGGTCAAGCGCTTGGATTTCAAAAGAATGGAGTGGACATGCTCTCTTTGCTTCTGGTAACAAATGATCCCAATTTTTTTTTGTGGATTGAATGGAATGGAATGTGAAAGAAGTTGGTGGTGTTTTAGGTGATCTGGAGTTGTTGGATGGGCCGGAAGTGAAAGTGGAGGAGATGGTAGTGGGCCCACGTGTGGGGATAGATTATGCTTTGCCTGAAGAAGTACTCTGCGTTGATACCACTGCTTTTGCAGTTGCAGGTAGCCCTTGGATAAGTGCTCCTAAGAACACCCTTAGACCACCTTCATCTTCTACAAAACTCTTGGATATCACAGTTTAAAGTTATCTCTTTTTTTGGGGGGGAAAGAAAGTGTTTTTTCTTGGGTTAAATGTTGATGTTATTATGTATAGtaaacaaattattttgaaaagatttatCACTTAAGTTTTATATTTGTTCCAACTTAAGAGTCtccaaagtttaaataaaaataGATAAAAACAAGATTTATGGTCATAATCAAACTGAGAGTTGGCATAATATTAAAGAGActttaaagtttaaataaaaatttagaaTCGAATAATGTAACATTTGTCTTGGTTTTTGTTTATGACAGATGTAACTTTTCCCAAAAGGCCAAAACCAACAACTTTCAGACTCTTTTTTGTCTTCAAATTCAAAAACTACTTTAAGTAGCCTttaatcaaaagttttttttttataatttttcaaattGATTAATtaccttattttttttaatcaacatCAACATTGTGAATTAGATAAGTCTTtttatacaatgttttaaaaGCTTTTGGCTACTTATACCAAACACtaatatacaaataaaaataGTTTCCGGTTATCATCTAGTTTTGTCAAATACAACCAAAATAGCTATTTAAAGTCTAAACCAATTGAGTAAGTGTTTGGTTAAAGCTTATTTAAGGAGTTTTTTTTAACTTGTTACTGATTCCAAACTGTATAAGTTAAAACTGTGTTTAGATAGACTTTTAAAAAATAGCTTAAAGCAATTCCACACCGAAAATAAGTCTTCTTTTATAAGTTACTCTTCATTTACTTATCAAAAGctctcaaacattttttttttaaaaagctcCGATGTGATGCCATTATAAGTTTataagtaaaaaaaatgtctGAACCATTTTAAATAAGCACTTCTAAACACCCTCTAGGTAAATTGCTATTTTACCCTTATTTTTGGTTCGGAAATGTTAACCACTTTAAATTACACGAACTTTTTTGGggaaaaaaaactataaattgaTGTTTATTATACAAATGTCCTTGAATCTAAAACCAACAAACCATGAAGAATTTAAGAAATTCACACCAAATCAAAACATGACAAAGGCACACAGCAACATCAAACCAATTAACGTGTTCTAAACACAAAGAAACGGACATCAAATCAAACCATATATATACCATATTGCCTTTTAGAATTTAGAAGCAATACGAAATTGAACTATGGAAAAAGAAGAAACAAATTGCACCAGAAACCTTACCATATACAAAGCCAAAAACACATGATTTACATTCAAAACGATTCACTATTTACAAACTTGAACCAAAATGGAACAAAACAAaaccataaaacataataaaattgaATGAAATTCTGGATTATCACTTGAACCCTAAAATGCCAAACCAAACAACCAAGTGAAATTATGACAATGAGACAACTACATTTCAATTACCAAACTATTGACAGAACATTTGAAGACAAAAAttggtaaaagaaaaaaaaaacaaacacccaTCACTCTTAGTCAACCCAACACAAATGACAAAAAACCATATTACACAACAGTTAAAAGATCATCAGCAACATACCTTGAATCCACCCACATTCTCCTTCTGTGGTCCCCACAAACTAATCCAATCTAAAAACACAAAAATGTCAAAACTTATTAGCATCATCATGTTATCTTGAAAtgaaaataatttaataatataccTAAAAGAAATGATATACAAAAAGGTTACATCATGTCTGCCCCCCATAATATCATATGCCACGTGGAACCTTGTTTTATGAGGAACTTCAAACTTCAAACCAATTGTGTTTTAATTGTTGATTTAAGATGCAGACCCATAAAACTCAGTAAAGTCAAGGCGAAACATGAGAAACTTCAAATCAATATGTTGTTGCACAGGCAATTGAGAAAGAAACCCTTTGAAAAGTGAAGAATATTCCTTTGAAACCCCATCAATATCTTGTCCTGTGTTTTTCAGAAAATCACCCGCACGTTGTGTTATCGCTTTCCTCCCTTCACTTTCCCATGAATCAGAATCCATGTTCTTCTTGCTTCTAGAATGTTTCACACCTTCCATCTTCTTATCCTCCATTGTCCTACAAACATTGATAAATCACACACACAATATAACTTTTTTCACTTAAAGGGCTTAATGAGTTAAGCACTTGTTAGTTATTTTATTACCTTGCTTGAAATTCATAAATTCCTTCATAAAGTCGATCTGCATGACTACGGAAGCGTAATATAAGATCAAACAACATGAAGAGTGTTTTGTATAAATCTTTAGAACGTTCACCAAGAAGAGACTTCTCAACAATCGAATGAAGATACTTATCATGAGCTGCAAGAAGGTCATCAAGATCTTTAGCTGCTTCCATTTCATCAGAAAAATTAGCCCATGAAACCTCCAACACCTCAAACATTATATAATACTGCAAATTAGTAAGAAAATGATTCATTTCATTCCACAAAACTTGACACCTTCTTGAAGTCAAAATCAACCGAAACTTAACAGCCTTCGGTAGCTTCGTGAAGAAATGAGAAGTAATCAAATTCGGTTTCATTGTCTTCCATGCACCAATAAGCGCGTGTTCCACCCTTCTAAGCTtccataaaaaattaaaaattctaAGGTATTTTGCCATTATAGAGCCTGTAAATACTGTATTTAAAGGAATTCTCGCATCATAATCCAAAGAAAACACATCCCACCCTCTATCTCCACTACTATGTGGCATCATTTTCACACGTAATCTATCTAAAACATCAGGGTCGTCATATTGTGCGTTTGATGacctaattgcactttctaaaAGCCCGGAGAGTTTGAAAGAACTTATAGTGTTAGCAGGCTCGGAAAGCTCGGGCCCCACTATGTCCATTAAGTACTGAACAAAATCACCTTGACCTAATAAGAGATATCGTTTGATAGCAAGACAATGTTCTTTGAATCTATAACGATTGTAAACAACATCCATTAAGTGTTTATCGATTCTTTTTGCTGCTTCTGTGACTAAAGATTCTAGTGCATCTGTTTCACCATATCCTAGACCTCCTCTTCTTGTTGTAGTCCCTGTAGCAGCTGCAGCTTGTGTTGCTGCATCTGCCCAGGTTCTATCCTCACAACAAACCCTAAGAAAGTTGATGGATTTACCTGTTCTTAGTATACGGCGTGCGAGAGATTGAGAGATGAAAGAAGGAAGCATTGCAGGATGGAGTTTATAACCTTCTCTCCATAAAGATTCTGCTTTTACAGATTGTCCAAGAACAAAGAACTCAGAAAAGATGTCTTCAAGCTCACCTTCTAAGACCCAGCTTCTTACCATTTCGAAAAGAGGAGAACATACTCTGCGAAGTAATCGTTTCATGAAACCATGGAGAAGAGGGTCACCATGTTGGGCGTGCATGTGGATTGCTCCAGCCATGGCTCCACCCTTGAGAGCTTTACAGCTGTCTACAAGAACAGCCATTAGGCGCATCTTCACCATTGGCTCTGCAAACCAGACTGAAAGTCTTCTAAGAGAAAGATAGTTGCCTGAGGTTGCATTGTCTGAAACTAAAGGGATTGGATTCATTGATTGTGATTGGAGTACAGCGAGTAGTTTATAGTACTCAGAAAGCTCATCTTGTAATGCTGCACAGAATGCTTGAGCTACTGTTCCAACATCTTCATCTTGGAACTTGTACATACTCTCGGAGATGTAGCCTTTTACCTTTTTGAACAACCAGCCAAGCTCACAGAGCTTACGGATCATGATTTTGGTAGGCTTTGGAACCCTAATTGAATCCAGTAATGCATATCCATCAATGGTTTCATTGAATTTCACATACTTCCCATCGATTCCTTGACAAGCATACAACACATCTCTCACCAAAACCTCCTCTGAAACATCATTCTCTTCCTTCACTATCACAGCAAACTCCCTATACGCTATATCTCGCAAATTCTCAGGATCTTTTGAAACCAATAGAACGCCACCATTGTTGAACTTTGTTGAATTACTATGACGCAAACCGTTTACATTATCATTAGAAACCGCAGCATCGTTCCCATCATCATCTAGATTTTTCCCTAAACGTGAAAAACCAGAACTATCCTTTGTAACCCTAGCAAGATTTCCATTAGTTTCAGGCTCAAATAACGTTGGGAGTCCACCAGAAAAGCTCGAATCGCTTTGAAGTTTAAGGTTACTTTTACGATCTTCGGAAATGACTTTGAGCAAATAAAGGACGGCCCACTTATTGTTAACACTACCAGGGCCATTTTTAGAAGCGAATTTAGAATAGAGATCTGCAAACGATAAGGCATCAGACAGTTTACCTTGTTTAACGAGTTGGCTCTTGATAGAATACGCCATAGCGGCTTCGTCGGCGGCGATCGATGGCGTCATTCGGCTGGATAAAATGCGAGTGGCGTACTTGACATTGCTAGGGTTAGGTTTTGAGTTtgaaagtgaagaagaagaattgTTATGCAGACGGTGGACTAATTCCCGGACAAGATCTCCGACACGGCGGTCGTCTTCCATGGAAAGCGATTAACGGCGAGCGAGAGGGGGAGGGAGGTGTTTGTAAGGTTTGAGAGAAATCGAGGGCttttgttttttagtttttttcaaTGTGGGCGCGGAAATAATTTCGTTTTCAGTCACCAGAGTTTTTTTAATCATAAATCTACCTAtcacttttctttttcaaaaactcctttctcacaaaaataaatataaataaataaatttacctcttttaataaataaatgaaatctaaaaaaataaaaatgatatctgtCAGTTTTTTAGAATATTTTTTTAACGTtgtatttttctatgatttttattattatttttttgtagcAAATCAAATctaattcaaattttaaaaatacaaaatcatattattatgtttattttatttaacaaattaattcataattatttataatCGATAATATCttagttttttatatttattattcttttatctatataaaaaaaatttaatataccGACCGTAATTTATACAGGTTATAAcctagtaaataaataaattaaaaagcatttaggaaatcttcattaaCTATCCTAATATTTGGGtttgttttaaaacaaaattataatttgaataaaaaatgagaaaaaaaaggtAAACAAAAAAAAGTAGATAGATAAATAGCATTTAGGAAATCCTCATTATAAGTGTCCTTATATTGAGCTcgttttaaaacaaaattataatttgaataaaaaatgattaaaaaaaaattgcagttttatttatataatggTCTTTGAAAAAtacaatcaaaattttaagattttcgaaaatgataattttataattatattttagtgttttaattcttaatttattatattattgtATTTTTCAGTGTGACAGAAAGCATAATTTCGTTCTATTTTTTCATAGGACATTTGATATTATCccaataatttattattattattattattattatatatatgacaaaattgTAAGAATGGTCATGTGGTTAGGTGGAAATTGTCGTTTTAAgccaaaaaggtttggactagtATTCATGGTTttaaatttttcattttgttgcgagttttatccattttggtttgattttatataaaataatgattttgccatttgtattttcttttttcaatttttttattatagaaaaaaatactctctctctctctctctctctctctctctctctctctctctctctctctctctctctatcatcGTCATCTCTGATATGTGGCCTATCATCCTTCTCCATCCATCAATCACAAATGTCGGTGACTCTTTGCACTCCATCATTCCCTCGCCAGTACGTCGACCACCATCGGTGGTAATCTACACAGTGTCGCCATAAAAATTGAGCATTGAGAATGGAGATGAAGCTCGAAGAAGAGAAAAACATAGGGTATTAACATATCAGAGAAGGGAGAAAAAAGAAACAGTGACATAAATCGAGTTTTGGCATTGATGCAAGGTGTTGCCTAGATTTGTTCGTTGTGAGATTTTCGTGTAAAACCCAAGAAACTAGAAAGGTGTCGGCGAAACCCTAATATGTGAAGCCTCTTGAACCATCTATTTGTAACAACGGCTTACAAAGAATCGAAATAGCTTAGAATAACGGAGGACTAGTGGTTGTAGGCGGCACTTACAAACGATGCGATGGTGGTGGAGCTTTTGTTACGGATGAAGTTAAGGATtcatggcggctagggttttcaTTTCCGAGGGTTAGGAGGTAGGAGGGATTGTGAAGTGATCAGCGGAGCAgtggtgtaacatcccgatgatgagGTATTTTCATTTTCAGCCCTAAGTATGAAAGACTATTGCATTTTGACCCTTGGGTTTGAGGAAAGTTTCAAGAATGGCCCATAGTgacattttggtaattttgaCAAGGAAGTTAGTACGTTGAGCATACattgtgtacgctaagcgtaggtggaccctagtatgttgggcgtacaccgCATACGCATGCCATACGTGGGGAaacttcaaaccctaatttttttagggttttgtccacaTATAAGCATCATTATCGCTCCTTCCTCATTCCTTATCCAACCTCCAACCCTCATTTCATCAtttgaaaccctaaacccttggGTGTGATACTTTTAGCTCAAAAGTGTGTGTTTGTGGTGCCTTTGAAGCTTGGTGAAGAAATAAGCATCATCTTGGAAGATTAAGACCTTCAAGATCCAGGAACACCCCACCCATGGAATTTGTGTCCTTTTGGTCCCCtcatttgggtattttgagtataAGCTACCCCAATCCATTCAAGTTGTCCTTTCAGTCACTTTGAGgtgtttagaagcataaaaatgtagTCTTGGTCCTATCTTTCTTTCCATGtatgtgttttgaggtcttaatgggttaggtGGTTGAGGTTTTTGATGTTAA includes these proteins:
- the LOC111920997 gene encoding LOW QUALITY PROTEIN: DNA-3-methyladenine glycosylase (The sequence of the model RefSeq protein was modified relative to this genomic sequence to represent the inferred CDS: inserted 2 bases in 2 codons; deleted 1 base in 1 codon) — its product is MKSPNGSNRVLKPLKPVDCSTKDPKPSILKIKPNLKPKXKTKPRTIKQKALTQPGLHSKESKPTFLLEKSPILGPEFYQIDALDLAPRLLGKYLRRDDVVLQITEVEAYRSNDSACHGRVGITPRTAPIFGAGGHAYVYLCYGLHTMLNVVADKEGIGSAVLIRSCAPVTGLETIKQRRGLDTEKPILLTGPGKVGQALGXSKEWSGHALFASGDLELLDGPEVKVEEMVVGPRVGIDYALPEEVLCVDTTAFAVAGSPWISAPKNTLRPPSSSTKLLDITV
- the LOC111920998 gene encoding gamma-tubulin complex component 3 → MEDDRRVGDLVRELVHRLHNNSSSSLSNSKPNPSNVKYATRILSSRMTPSIAADEAAMAYSIKSQLVKQGKLSDALSFADLYSKFASKNGPGSVNNKWAVLYLLKVISEDRKSNLKLQSDSSFSGGLPTLFEPETNGNLARVTKDSSGFSRLGKNLDDDGNDAAVSNDNVNGLRHSNSTKFNNGGVLLVSKDPENLRDIAYREFAVIVKEENDVSEEVLVRDVLYACQGIDGKYVKFNETIDGYALLDSIRVPKPTKIMIRKLCELGWLFKKVKGYISESMYKFQDEDVGTVAQAFCAALQDELSEYYKLLAVLQSQSMNPIPLVSDNATSGNYLSLRRLSVWFAEPMVKMRLMAVLVDSCKALKGGAMAGAIHMHAQHGDPLLHGFMKRLLRRVCSPLFEMVRSWVLEGELEDIFSEFFVLGQSVKAESLWREGYKLHPAMLPSFISQSLARRILRTGKSINFLRVCCEDRTWADAATQAAAATGTTTRRGGLGYGETDALESLVTEAAKRIDKHLMDVVYNRYRFKEHCLAIKRYLLLGQGDFVQYLMDIVGPELSEPANTISSFKLSGLLESAIRSSNAQYDDPDVLDRLRVKMMPHSSGDRGWDVFSLDYDARIPLNTVFTGSIMAKYLRIFNFLWKLRRVEHALIGAWKTMKPNLITSHFFTKLPKAVKFRLILTSRRCQVLWNEMNHFLTNLQYYIMFEVLEVSWANFSDEMEAAKDLDDLLAAHDKYLHSIVEKSLLGERSKDLYKTLFMLFDLILRFRSHADRLYEGIYEFQARTMEDKKMEGVKHSRSKKNMDSDSWESEGRKAITQRAGDFLKNTGQDIDGVSKEYSSLFKGFLSQLPVQQHIDLKFLMFRLDFTEFYGSAS